One genomic window of Manihot esculenta cultivar AM560-2 chromosome 16, M.esculenta_v8, whole genome shotgun sequence includes the following:
- the LOC110603080 gene encoding protein ELF4-LIKE 3: MEGDTFSGIGNGTQIDGKILQTFQKNFVQVQNILDQNRLLINEINQNHESKIPDNLSRNVGLIRELNNNIRRVVDLYADLSSSFSKSMEASSEGDSSGALRSDGKAGHKRNRPA, encoded by the coding sequence ATGGAGGGCGACACATTTTCAGGAATTGGCAATGGTACCCAGATAGATGGCAAGATCTTGCAGACATTTCAGAAGAACTTTGTTCAGGTTCAAAACATTTTGGACCAGAATAGGCTGCTTATTAATGAGATAAATCAGAACCATGAATCCAAGATCCCTGACAACCTAAGCAGAAATGTGGGTCTGATTAGGGAGCTCAACAATAACATCAGGAGAGTGGTTGACCTTTATGCTGATCTTTCTAGCTCATTCTCCAAATCCATGGAAGCTTCCTCTGAAGGAGATTCCAGTGGGGCTTTGAGATCTGATGGCAAAGCTGGTCACAAGAGAAATAGGCCTGCATAG
- the LOC110604037 gene encoding 40S ribosomal protein S3-3, whose translation MATQISKKRKFVADGVFFAELNEVLTRELAEDGYSGVEVRVTPMRTEIIIRATRTQNVLGEKGRRIRELTSVVQKRFKFPENSVELYAEKVNNRGLCAIAQAESLRYKLLGGLAVRRACYGVLRFVMESGAKGCEVIVSGKLRAQRAKSMKFKDGYMISSGQPVKDYIDSAVRHVLLRQGVLGIKVKIMLDWDPKGKQGPTTPLPDLVTIHPPKEEEEYARPPPVLATDIEVPVPAPVSVA comes from the exons ATGGCAACCCAAATAAGCAAGAAGCGAAAA TTCGTCGCTGACGGAGTTTTCTTCGCCGAGCTTAACGAGGTTTTGACCAGAGAGCTTGCCGAGGATGGATACTCTGGCGTTGAGGTTAGGGTCACCCCTATGCGTACTGAGATTATCATTAGAGCTACCCGAACTCAAAACGTTCTGG GTGAGAAGGGGAGGAGGATCAGGGAGCTGACCTCCGTGGTACAAAAGAGGTTTAAATTCCCAGAGAACAGCGTCGAACTCTATGCTGAGAAGGTTAACAACAGAGGGCTTTGCGCCATTGCTCAGGCCGAGTCTCTTCGCTACAAGCTCCTTGGTGGTCTTGCTGTTCGCAG GGCCTGTTATGGTGTGTTGAGATTTGTCATGGAAAGTGGTGCCAAGGGATGTGAG GTGATTGTCAGCGGGAAGCTAAGGGCACAGCGTGCAAAATCTATGAAATTTAAGGATGGATATATGATTTCATCTGGTCAGCCAGTCAAAGATTATATTGACTCTGCTGTGAGACATGTACTTTTACGACAG GGTGTTCTTGGTATCAAGGTGAAGATTATGCTTGATTGGGATCCCAAGGGAAAGCAGGGCCCAACAACACCTCTACCAGATTTGGTCACAATCCATCCCCCCAAGGAGGAAGAGGAGTACGCACGTCCACCACCTGTATTGGCTACCGATATTGAGGTCCCAGTCCCAGCTCCAGTCTCGGTGGCTTAA
- the LOC110602986 gene encoding uncharacterized protein LOC110602986: MASTSAVSMAMPLTSASQKRVLPGSEAFFKPLHVRPSKATVASKSNGRFQVKASLKEKAVTGLTAAALTASMVIPEVAEAAESGVSPSLKNFLLSIVAGGVVLFAIVGAVIGVSNFDPVKRS; encoded by the coding sequence ATGGCCTCAACTTCAGCTGTTTCAATGGCTATGCCATTAACTTCTGCAAGCCAAAAGAGGGTTCTTCCAGGGTCAGAGGCCTTCTTCAAGCCATTGCATGTGAGGCCATCTAAGGCTACAGTGGCATCAAAATCCAATGGGAGGTTTCAAGTGAAGGCTTCATTGAAGGAGAAGGCAGTCACTGGGTTGACAGCAGCTGCACTCACTGCTTCCATGGTGATTCCAGAGGTGGCTGAAGCTGCTGAGTCTGGGGTTTCTCCATCTCTCAAGAACTTCTTGCTCAGCATTGTGGCTGGTGGGGTTGTGCTCTTTGCCATTGTTGGTGCTGTAATTGGAGTATCCAATTTCGACCCTGTCAAGCGGAGCTAA
- the LOC110602985 gene encoding mechanosensitive ion channel protein 10: MEAGRVVVEHTGKNDVVLQISTNQEAYFASQGNKDAKAYTVSENSQLGSSPEHGNLELMEDPRLRIKTSTFVTSPSSSDIARQSPVLTPTISKPPKIPTTDSITRRKSFARSEFSKPKSRLVEPSYPNDANLKEEKARLGNSSSPCSKSPCPTSPSNGISISTQKDNLKSAPITPRTPLIGTPGPEDDDDEEVYKTASLKVSKRMGNKRNILILFELTAFICFLSLLIASLTIDRLQNSTIWGVELWKWCVLILVIFCGGLVTEWSINILVFLIERNFLLKKKVLYFVYGLKKSVKAVLWLSLVLLAWGLLFNRGVKRSRHAKKVLNYITRALASCLIGAAIWLLKTFLVKLLASSFHVTRFFDRIQESIFHQYVLRTLSGPPVMEIAEKVGSSNTMPGQLSFNNLKKQNDEKKEEVIDVDKLKKMKNGKVSAWTMKGLVNVITGTGLSTLSNTLDQSDEEEGEQDKEITSEWEAKAAAYKIFRNVAKPGSKYIDEEDLLRFMKKEEVDDVILLFEGAAETGKIKRSALKNWLVNVYNERKSLAHSLNDTKTAIEELNKLLSGIVFLVFLIVWLLMMGFLTTKVLVFISSQLLLVVFMFGNTAKTAFEAIIFVFVMHPFDVGDRCVIDGVQMVVEEMNILTTVFLRYDNEKIFYPNSVLATKPISNFYRSPEMGDAVEFAVDVSTSIETIGILKSKIKAYLESKPQHWRPGHSVQVKEIENVNKMKMALYVTHTINFQNSGEKGNRRSDLVLEMKKIFEELGMKYHLLPQEVNISYVGSAAMAVPPLTR; encoded by the exons ATGGAAGCTGGCAGAGTGGTGGTGGAGCATACAGGAAAAAACGATGTCGTACTCCAGATTTCGACGAACCAGGAAGCTTACTTTGCTTCTCAGGGAAACAAAGATGCTAAAGCTTACACTGTATCAGAAAACTCCCAGTTGGGTTCTTCTCCAGAACATGGAAACCTTGAGTTGATGGAGGATCCAAGGTTGAGGATCAAGACATCCACGTTTGtaacttctccttcttcttcagaCATAGCAAGGCAAAGTCCAGTTCTCACACCAACTATATCCAAGCCGCCAAAAATCCCAACCACCGACTCCATTACACGGAGAAAATCGTTTGCGCGTTCTGAGTTTTCGAAGCCGAAATCAAGATTGGTGGAGCCATCGTATCCAAATGATGCAAacttaaaagaagaaaaggcgCGGTTGGGGAATTCAAGCTCGCCTTGTAGTAAATCACCTTGTCCAACTTCACCAAGCAACGGAATAAGTATATCCACGCAGAAAGATAACTTGAAATCGGCTCCAATTACCCCGAGAACGCCATTAATTGGAACCCCAGGACCAGAGGATGACGATGATGAGGAGGTATATAAGACAGCAAGTCTTAAAGTGAGCAAGAGAATGGGTAACAAACGGAATATATTAATCTTATTTGAGCTTACTGCATTTATTTGCTTTTTGAGTTTGCTAATTGCGAGTTTGACCATTGATAGACTGCAAAATTCTACGATTTGGGGGGTAGAGTTATGGAAATGGTGTGTTCTGATATTAGTTATCTTCTGTGGTGGATTAGTTACTGAGTGGTCTATAAATATTTTGGTTTTCTTGATTGAAAGAAACTTCTTGCTAAAGAAAAAGGTGCTTTATTTTGTATATGGGTTGAAGAAGAGTGTTAAGGCTGTTCTTTGGTTGAGCTTGGTGCTTCTGGCTTGGGGCTTGCTGTTTAATCGTGGAGTTAAGCGATCCAGGCACGCTAAAAAGGTTCTAAATTACATTACAAGAGCTCTTGCTTCTTGTCTTATTGGGGCTGCTATATGGTTGCTCAAAACTTTCTTAGTTAAATTACTAGCATCTTCTTTTCATGTCACTAGATTCTTTGATAGAATTCAAGAATCAATCTTTCATCAGTATGTTCTTAGAACTCTTTCGGGGCCTCCTGTGATGGAGATAGCTGAAAAAGTTGGAAGCAGCAATACAATGCCAGGCCAGTTgagttttaataatttgaagAAGCAAAATGATGAGAAAAAAGAAGAGGTGATTGATGTTGATAAGCTTAAGAAGATGAAGAATGGGAAGGTTTCTGCTTGGACCATGAAAGGATTGGTTAATGTTATTACAGGTACAGGGTTGTCTACTCTATCAAACACACTCGATCAGAGTGATGAGGAGGAGGGTGAGCAGGACAAAGAGATTACAAGTGAGTGGGAAGCAAAAGCTGCTGCTTATAAGATTTTCAGGAATGTCGCAAAGCCTGGAAGCAA GTACATTGATGAAGAAGACCTCTTGCGTTTCATGAAAAAGGAGGAGGTGGACGATGTGATTCTACTGTTTGAAGGAGCGGCAGAAACTGGAAAGATTAAGAGATCAGCACTGAAAAATTGGCTG GTGAATGTTTACAACGAGCGAAAATCACTGGCACATTCCTTAAATGACACGAAAACAGCAATCGAAGAACTGAACAAGCTTCTTTCAGGAATTGTGTTTCTTGTGTTCTTGATTGTGTGGTTACTTATGATGGGGTTTTTAACAACCAAAGTTCTTGTCTTCATTTCATCTCAACTTTTGCTTGTGGTATTCATGTTTGGTAACACAGCCAAGACAGCATTTGAAGCCATTATTTTTGTGTTTGTGATGCATCCATTTGATGTTGGCGATCGCTGCGTCATTGATGGGGTACAG ATGGTTGTTGAAGAGATGAATATTTTGACAACAGTATTTTTGAGATATGACAATGAGAAAATATTCTACCCAAATTCAGTTCTAGCTACCAAACCAATCAGTAACTTTTACAGGAGTCCTGAAATGGGTGATGCTGTagaatttgctgttgatgtttCAACTTCAATTGAGACTATTGGAATTCTGAAATCTAAGATAAAAGC GTACTTGGAGAGTAAGCCTCAGCACTGGCGTCCTGGCCACAGTGTACAGGTTAAAGAGATTGAAAATGTGAACAAGATGAAAATGGCTCTCTATGTTACTCACACTATAAACTTCCAGAATTCTGGAGAAAAGGGCAACAGAAGATCTGATCTAGTATTAGAGATGAAGAAGATTTTTGAAGAGCTTGGTATGAAATATCATCTTCTTCCTCAAGAAGTTAATATTAGCTACGTTGGCTCAGCAGCCATGGCAGTCCCACCTCTCACTCGATGA
- the LOC110603428 gene encoding RING-H2 finger protein ATL51, whose protein sequence is MLMHNFILLYYFSIPLLICLITHFAIQKKLINMGDVPSPYIEPPPPAQKSNFPMLYYGLVIIGTAVIVLFTYNLIIIKWCANRRRHDLQSGQRPTRFTDSAAAGRSFDLSTFKYRKDENMSTQGQGSDSECAVCLSVFEEGEEIRKLPGCNHSFHAPCIDMWLYSHSDCPLCRSRVAASYSFCRRHSAASTLENSQENLLGGNVHFVPLV, encoded by the coding sequence ATGTTAATGcacaattttattcttttatattactTCTCAATTCCACTCTTAATTTGCTTAATTACCCATTTCGCAATCCAGAAGAAACTTATCAACATGGGTGATGTTCCAAGTCCTTACATTGAGCCGCCACCTCCTGCTCAGAAATCCAACTTCCCAATGCTATATTATGGCCTTGTAATTATTGGGACAGCAGTCATCGTATTGTTCACTTACAACCTTATCATCATCAAGTGGTGCGCCAATCGTCGACGCCATGACCTGCAGTCTGGCCAGAGACCAACTCGGTTTACAGACTCGGCAGCAGCTGGACGGAGTTTCGACTTGTCGACTTTCAAATACAGGAAGGATGAGAATATGAGTACCCAAGGCCAAGGCAGTGACTCTGAATGTGCTGTTTGCTTATCAGTTTTTGAAGAGGGAGAAGAGATCAGGAAATTGCCAGGATGCAATCACTCGTTTCATGCTCCTTGTATAGATATGTGGCTGTATTCTCACTCTGATTGCCCACTTTGTCGTTCCCGAGTTGCTGCTTCTTATTCCTTCTGCCGTCGACATTCTGCAGCATCTACGCTAgagaattctcaagaaaatttGCTGGGTGGAAACGTTCATTTCGTGCCTCTCGTCTAG
- the LOC110603123 gene encoding vacuolar protein sorting-associated protein 2 homolog 1, with protein MSFLFGKRKTPAELLRENKRMLDKSIREIERERQGLQAQEKKLIAEMKKSAKQGQMGAVKVMAKDLIRTRHQIEKFYKLKSQLQGVSLRIQTLKSTQAMGEAMKGVTKAMGQMNRQMNLPSLQKIMQEFERQNERMEMVTEVMGDAIDDALEGDEEEEETEELVSQVLDEIGININQELVNAPSSAVAAPAAKGKVAQVETTGNDDSGIDSELQARLDNLRRM; from the exons ATGAGTTTCCTCTTCGGCAAGAGAAAAACCCCTGCAG AACTTCTGCGGGAAAATAAGAGGATGCTGGATAAATCTATTAGAGAGATAGAGAGGGAGAGGCAAGGTCTGCAGGCTCAAGAAAAGAAACTAATTGCCGAGATGAAGAAGAGTGCTAAGCAAGGGCAGATG GGAGCTGTGAAAGTAATGGCAAAGGACCTTATTAGGACAAGACATCAGATTGAGAAGTTCTATAAGCTGAAGTCACAACTCCAGGGTGTCTCTCTTAGAATTCAG ACATTGAAATCTACACAAGCAATGGGGGAGGCGATGAAAGGTGTGACGAAGGCAATGGGCCAAATGAACAGGCAAATGAACTTGCCATCACTACAGAAAATTATGCAAGAGTTTGAGAGGCAAAATGAGAGGATGGAAATGGTGACCGAGGTCATGGGAGATGCCATTGATGATGCATTGGAAGGAGACGAGGAAGAGGAGGAAACAGAAGAACTAGTGAGCCAGGTTCTTGATGAAATTGGAATCAACATAAATCAAGAG CTTGTGAATGCACCATCATCTGCTGTAGCTGCGCCAGCTGCAAAAGGCAAGGTTGCACAAGTGGAAACAACTGGGAATGATGACAGTGGGATAGATAGTGAATTACAGGCGAGGTTAGATAATTTAAGAAGGATGTAA
- the LOC122722096 gene encoding uncharacterized protein LOC122722096: protein MGSAIFKKAFRMYVTGYNRGLREARHAPDIPLEKLRKPELDSDGEPVLYGEDDFPMPRGDCRIVGRSSVSSSEESESEGEDEEVPGSEGDDPNSEKEDPHLGSEIAPVVNVERPDPKEAVLPPDVAVNKDSVGEDVLTDVSPLRTIFPSTSSEK, encoded by the coding sequence ATGGGGTCGGCTATTTttaagaaagccttccgtaTGTACGTAACCGGTTACAATCGTGGTTTAAGGGAAGCTAGACacgctcctgatattcctttggaaAAGCTTCGTAAGCCCGAATTGGACTCGGATGGCGAGCCGGTGTTATATGGggaagatgatttccctatgcccaGAGGGGATTGTCGCATCGTAGGCCGGTCCTCTGTGTCTTCTTCAGAAGAATCCGAGTCGGAGGGGGAGGACGAGGAAGTTCCTGGGTCAGAGGGAGATGACCCTAATTCTGAGAAGGAGGACCCCCACCTAGGGTCAGAGATTGCCCCTGTTGTTAATGTTGAGAGGCCTGATCCAAAGGAGGCCGTGCTTCCTCCAGATGTAGCTGTAAATAAAGATAGTGTAGGCGAGGATGTTCTCACAGATGTGAGTCCTTTGAGGACTATTTTTCCTTCTACTTCGTCCGAAAAATAG